A window of the Mannheimia granulomatis genome harbors these coding sequences:
- a CDS encoding NADH:ubiquinone reductase (Na(+)-transporting) subunit D, whose amino-acid sequence MADNNNLKKLLLSPIADNNPIALQILGICSALAVTTQLQTAVVMAIAVSLVTAFSSMFISMIRNYIPNSIRIIVQMAIIASLVILVDQILRAYAYDLSKQLSVFVGLIITNCIVMGRAEAFAMKSGPVESFVDGIGNGLGYGAMLIIVAFLRELIGSGKIFGITILETVQNGGWYQANGLFLLAPSAFFIIGFVIWGIRTWKPEQVEK is encoded by the coding sequence ATGGCAGACAATAACAATCTTAAAAAATTATTGTTATCGCCTATCGCAGATAACAACCCAATTGCACTACAGATCTTAGGTATCTGTTCTGCACTTGCGGTAACTACTCAATTACAAACAGCAGTAGTAATGGCGATTGCGGTAAGTTTAGTTACTGCATTCTCAAGTATGTTCATTTCAATGATTCGCAACTATATCCCAAATAGTATCCGTATCATTGTACAGATGGCGATTATTGCATCACTTGTAATTTTGGTTGACCAAATTTTACGTGCGTATGCTTACGATCTTTCAAAACAGTTATCGGTATTTGTTGGTTTGATTATTACTAACTGTATCGTAATGGGACGAGCAGAAGCATTCGCAATGAAATCAGGTCCGGTTGAAAGTTTTGTGGATGGTATTGGTAACGGCTTAGGCTACGGTGCAATGTTAATTATTGTTGCATTTTTACGTGAATTAATCGGTTCAGGTAAAATCTTCGGTATCACTATTCTTGAAACTGTGCAAAATGGCGGTTGGTATCAAGCAAACGGTCTATTCTTATTAGCACCAAGTGCGTTCTTCATTATCGGATTTGTAATCTGGGGAATTAGAACGTGGAAACCGGAACAAGTGGAGAAATAA
- a CDS encoding Na(+)-translocating NADH-quinone reductase subunit A, whose product MITIKKGLDLPISGKPEQVIHNGNTVTEVAMLGEEYVGMRPSMKVREGDVVKKGQVLFEDKKNPGVLFTAPASGTVTAINRGEKRVLQSVVIKVEGDEQITFARYEAGELASLTSEQVKQNLVESGLWIAFRTRPFSKVPALDAIPSSIFVNAMDTNPLAANPEVIIAEHQQAFFDGLTVLSRLFDGSKTIHLCGGADSNILNAAQSRQIQNVETNRFKGPHPAGLAGTHIHFIDPVGATKQVWYLNYQDVIAIGKLFTTGELFTDRVVSLAGPQVKNPRLVRTRLGANLSQLTSGELNEGENRVISGSVLSGATAAGPVDYLGRYALQVSVLLEGREKAFFGMIAPYSDKYSITRTTLGHFAKKLFNFTTAVHGSERAMVPTGAYERVMPLDILPTLLLRDLAASDTDSAQALGCLELDEEDLALCTFVCSGKNNWGPLLRQALDKIEKDG is encoded by the coding sequence ATGATTACAATCAAAAAAGGCTTAGATCTTCCAATTTCGGGAAAACCTGAGCAAGTAATCCATAACGGTAATACCGTTACTGAAGTTGCTATGCTTGGTGAAGAATATGTGGGAATGCGTCCTTCAATGAAGGTACGTGAAGGTGATGTGGTTAAGAAAGGTCAAGTTCTTTTTGAAGATAAAAAGAATCCGGGCGTTCTCTTTACTGCTCCTGCAAGCGGAACTGTTACGGCGATTAACCGTGGCGAAAAACGCGTTCTTCAATCCGTAGTAATTAAAGTTGAGGGTGATGAGCAAATTACCTTTGCTCGTTATGAAGCCGGTGAGCTTGCCTCACTAACTTCAGAGCAAGTAAAACAAAACTTAGTAGAATCAGGTTTATGGATTGCATTCCGTACTCGTCCATTTAGCAAAGTGCCTGCATTAGATGCAATTCCTTCGTCTATCTTTGTTAATGCGATGGATACTAATCCGCTTGCAGCTAATCCTGAAGTGATTATTGCAGAACATCAACAAGCTTTCTTCGATGGCTTAACGGTGTTAAGTCGTTTATTTGATGGCAGTAAGACCATTCATCTTTGCGGTGGTGCTGATTCTAATATCTTAAATGCGGCACAGAGTCGTCAGATTCAAAATGTGGAAACTAACCGTTTCAAAGGCCCGCACCCAGCAGGTCTTGCCGGCACGCATATCCACTTTATCGATCCTGTCGGTGCAACCAAACAAGTTTGGTATTTGAACTATCAAGATGTTATCGCCATCGGTAAATTATTTACAACTGGTGAATTATTTACAGATCGCGTTGTGTCTTTAGCCGGTCCACAAGTGAAAAATCCTCGTTTAGTGCGTACGCGTTTAGGTGCTAACCTTTCACAATTAACGTCTGGCGAGTTAAATGAAGGTGAAAACCGTGTAATTTCCGGTTCTGTATTAAGCGGTGCTACCGCAGCAGGCCCGGTAGATTACTTAGGTCGCTATGCGTTACAAGTTTCGGTATTGTTAGAAGGTCGTGAAAAAGCCTTCTTCGGTATGATCGCACCTTACTCAGACAAATATTCTATTACTCGTACAACCTTAGGTCATTTTGCGAAGAAATTATTTAATTTCACGACAGCAGTTCATGGTAGTGAGCGCGCAATGGTGCCAACAGGTGCTTATGAGCGTGTAATGCCGTTAGATATTCTGCCTACGTTATTGTTACGTGATTTGGCTGCGAGCGATACTGACTCTGCTCAAGCATTAGGCTGTTTAGAGTTAGATGAAGAAGATTTAGCGTTATGTACTTTTGTGTGTTCAGGTAAAAACAACTGGGGACCATTATTACGTCAAGCGTTAGATAAGATCGAGAAGGATGGTTAA
- a CDS encoding FAD:protein FMN transferase, whose product MKLKRVLSFAIFSLFLTACEKAPEQITLQGKTMGTTYTVKYIDNGEVKNLASSDTVKNELDKLLIEVNNQMSTYQNDSEISRFNQLKQANQAVEISKDFAKVVQEAIRLNSVTEGALDVTVGPLVNLWGFGPDKRLNKVPSDEQIAERSTYVGIDKIAVQLEPKPILTKLVPNLYLDLSAIAKGFGVDKLAEYLEQIGVSNYLVEIGGELRGKGKNLQGLDWRIAIEQPIMAQAQTAQITVPLHNLAMATSGNYRNYFEDEKGNRLSHIIDPKQLRPVSHNLASITVLAPTTMTADGLSTGLFVLGPEKALQVAEREKLAIFLIIKNGETFETQMSSEFKKLIQ is encoded by the coding sequence ATGAAATTAAAAAGAGTGCTTTCTTTTGCAATTTTCTCGCTGTTTTTAACCGCTTGTGAGAAAGCCCCGGAACAAATTACCTTACAAGGTAAAACAATGGGGACAACTTACACAGTAAAATATATTGATAACGGTGAAGTGAAGAATCTGGCTTCGTCTGATACAGTGAAAAATGAGTTGGATAAACTATTGATTGAGGTGAACAATCAAATGTCCACTTACCAAAATGATTCAGAAATAAGCCGTTTTAATCAACTAAAACAAGCCAATCAAGCGGTCGAAATTTCAAAAGATTTTGCAAAGGTGGTGCAAGAGGCTATTCGTTTAAATAGCGTTACCGAAGGGGCATTAGATGTAACGGTTGGACCCTTGGTAAACCTTTGGGGATTCGGACCTGATAAACGTTTAAACAAAGTGCCATCAGATGAACAGATTGCAGAACGTTCCACCTATGTTGGCATTGATAAAATAGCAGTACAACTTGAACCTAAGCCAATCCTCACTAAATTAGTACCCAACCTTTATTTGGATTTATCTGCGATTGCTAAAGGTTTTGGAGTAGATAAGTTAGCCGAATATCTTGAGCAGATTGGGGTGAGCAACTACTTAGTTGAAATCGGTGGTGAATTACGTGGTAAAGGTAAAAATCTCCAAGGGCTAGATTGGCGAATTGCAATTGAACAGCCTATAATGGCTCAAGCACAAACGGCTCAAATTACTGTACCGTTACATAATTTAGCTATGGCAACTTCGGGAAACTACCGCAATTATTTTGAAGATGAAAAAGGTAATCGCCTTTCACATATTATTGACCCGAAGCAATTACGCCCGGTCAGCCATAATTTAGCATCAATTACAGTATTGGCTCCTACAACAATGACCGCAGACGGTTTATCCACAGGTTTATTTGTTTTAGGACCGGAAAAAGCCCTGCAAGTAGCAGAGCGTGAAAAATTGGCAATTTTTTTAATTATTAAAAACGGTGAGACATTTGAAACGCAAATGTCGAGTGAATTTAAAAAACTAATTCAATAA
- a CDS encoding NADH:ubiquinone reductase (Na(+)-transporting) subunit B, with protein MGLKNLFEKMEPAFHKGGKYEKWYTLFEAAYTIFYTPGTVTRKDAHVRDAIDSKRMMLIVWLALFPAMFYGMYNVGAQGILAALKMGTLTDLIANDWHYSFANSLGSVTEAGWGTKMVLGATYFLPIYLTVFAVGGFWEVVFAMVRKHEINEGFFVTSILLALIVPPTLPLWQAALATTFGVVVAKEVFGGVGKNFMNPALAGRAFLFFAYPGQISGDAVWVAADGFSGATALSQWAVGGQAALKHVATGETITWMDAFLGNIPGSIGETSTLMLIIGAAIIVFARIASWRIIAGVMIGMAATATLFNVIGSDTNPLFSMPWHWHLVLGGFALGMFFMATDPVSAAFTNKGKWAYGILIGFMCVLIRVANPAYPEGMMLAILFANLFAPIFDYLVVQGNIKRRLARVANNG; from the coding sequence ATGGGTTTAAAAAATCTTTTTGAAAAAATGGAACCCGCTTTCCATAAAGGTGGAAAGTATGAAAAATGGTACACGCTATTTGAAGCTGCTTATACTATTTTCTACACACCAGGTACAGTAACTCGTAAAGATGCTCACGTGCGTGATGCAATTGACTCTAAGCGTATGATGTTAATTGTTTGGTTAGCATTATTCCCTGCGATGTTCTATGGAATGTACAATGTTGGTGCACAAGGTATTTTGGCAGCTCTTAAAATGGGAACATTAACCGATTTAATTGCAAACGACTGGCACTATAGTTTCGCTAATAGCTTAGGTTCTGTAACCGAAGCAGGTTGGGGAACTAAAATGGTGTTAGGTGCAACTTATTTCCTTCCTATCTACTTAACTGTATTTGCAGTAGGTGGCTTCTGGGAAGTGGTATTTGCAATGGTGCGCAAGCATGAAATTAACGAAGGTTTCTTTGTTACGTCTATTTTACTTGCACTTATCGTTCCACCAACATTGCCACTATGGCAAGCAGCTCTTGCGACAACCTTTGGTGTTGTGGTCGCAAAAGAGGTCTTTGGTGGTGTAGGGAAAAACTTTATGAACCCTGCACTTGCTGGTCGTGCATTCCTATTCTTTGCATATCCGGGTCAGATTTCCGGTGATGCAGTATGGGTTGCAGCAGATGGTTTTTCAGGTGCAACAGCACTTTCTCAATGGGCTGTCGGTGGACAAGCTGCACTAAAACACGTTGCAACAGGTGAAACTATCACTTGGATGGATGCGTTTTTAGGTAATATTCCGGGTTCTATTGGTGAAACATCAACTTTAATGTTGATCATTGGTGCGGCAATTATTGTCTTTGCTCGTATTGCATCATGGAGAATTATTGCAGGTGTTATGATTGGTATGGCTGCAACGGCAACATTATTTAATGTTATCGGTTCAGATACAAACCCATTATTCTCAATGCCTTGGCACTGGCACTTAGTTTTAGGTGGTTTTGCATTAGGTATGTTCTTTATGGCAACCGACCCGGTATCTGCAGCCTTTACGAATAAAGGTAAATGGGCATACGGTATTTTAATCGGCTTTATGTGCGTTTTAATCCGTGTAGCCAACCCGGCATATCCGGAAGGTATGATGTTAGCGATCTTATTTGCTAACTTATTTGCTCCAATCTTCGACTACTTAGTAGTTCAAGGTAATATCAAACGCAGATTAGCGAGGGTAGCAAACAATGGCTAA
- a CDS encoding Na(+)-translocating NADH-quinone reductase subunit C — MAKFNKDSVGGTLTVVVLLSLICSLIVAGAAVLLKPTQDIQKQLDKQKNILQAAGLLQKDTNVQETYAKFIEPKVVDLATGDYVEGMKDFDARAAAKDPAKSVVISPADDKANIKVRAKYAEVYLVKDEAGKTTQVVLPMHGNGLWSIMYGFVAVQPDANTINGITYYEQGETAGLGGEIANPNWQKNFVGKKLFNEQNEVALRVGKGASADKDHGVDGLSGATLTSNGVDGSFKYWFGQNGFGPYLAKFKAAMGAN, encoded by the coding sequence ATGGCTAAATTTAATAAAGATAGCGTTGGCGGTACACTAACCGTTGTGGTTTTATTAAGTTTAATTTGTTCTCTTATCGTAGCTGGTGCTGCGGTGTTGTTAAAACCAACACAAGATATTCAGAAACAACTTGATAAACAGAAAAACATCTTACAAGCGGCCGGTTTATTGCAAAAAGATACTAATGTGCAAGAAACCTATGCAAAATTTATTGAGCCGAAAGTTGTTGATTTGGCAACAGGTGATTATGTTGAAGGCATGAAAGATTTTGATGCTCGTGCAGCAGCAAAAGATCCTGCAAAAAGCGTTGTAATCAGTCCTGCTGATGATAAGGCAAATATCAAAGTGCGTGCTAAATATGCGGAAGTCTATTTAGTAAAAGACGAAGCTGGTAAAACGACCCAAGTAGTATTGCCAATGCACGGCAATGGTTTATGGTCAATTATGTATGGCTTTGTCGCGGTTCAACCTGATGCTAATACTATCAATGGTATTACTTACTATGAGCAGGGAGAAACAGCAGGCTTAGGTGGGGAAATTGCAAACCCTAACTGGCAAAAAAACTTTGTAGGCAAGAAATTATTTAATGAGCAAAATGAAGTCGCTTTAAGAGTCGGTAAGGGAGCTTCAGCCGATAAAGATCATGGTGTTGATGGTTTATCCGGTGCAACATTAACTTCAAACGGTGTTGATGGTTCATTTAAATATTGGTTTGGTCAAAACGGCTTTGGTCCATATTTAGCAAAATTTAAAGCAGCAATGGGAGCTAACTAA
- the nqrE gene encoding NADH:ubiquinone reductase (Na(+)-transporting) subunit E, giving the protein MEQLLSIFVKSVFIENMALSFFLGMCTFLAVSKKVSTAFGLGIAVIVVLGISVPANQLVYEHVLKDGALVEGVDLSFLNFITFIGVIAGIVQILEMVLDKYFPALYSALGIFLPLITVNCAIFGGVSFMVQREYNFAESVVYGIGAGTGWMLAIVALAGLTEKMKYSDVPAGLRGLGITFITVGLMALGFMSFSGIQL; this is encoded by the coding sequence ATGGAACAACTTCTTAGTATCTTTGTTAAGTCCGTATTTATTGAAAATATGGCACTTTCTTTCTTCCTTGGTATGTGTACATTCCTCGCGGTGTCTAAGAAAGTTTCAACAGCATTTGGTTTAGGTATTGCGGTAATTGTAGTACTTGGTATTTCTGTACCGGCTAACCAGTTAGTTTATGAACACGTTTTAAAAGATGGTGCATTAGTTGAAGGGGTAGATTTAAGCTTCTTAAACTTCATTACCTTTATCGGTGTAATTGCAGGTATTGTACAGATCCTTGAAATGGTATTAGATAAATACTTCCCGGCACTTTATAGTGCATTAGGTATTTTCTTACCACTTATCACAGTAAACTGTGCAATTTTTGGTGGAGTATCTTTTATGGTACAGCGCGAATACAACTTTGCAGAATCTGTAGTATATGGTATTGGTGCTGGTACAGGTTGGATGTTAGCTATCGTAGCTCTTGCAGGTTTAACCGAGAAAATGAAATATTCTGATGTACCTGCCGGCTTGCGTGGTTTAGGTATTACCTTCATCACAGTTGGTTTAATGGCGTTAGGCTTTATGTCATTCTCAGGCATTCAATTATAA
- the nfuA gene encoding Fe-S biogenesis protein NfuA has product MTEQTIHISISDPAQAHFARLLEQQEEGTNIRIFVVNPGTPNAECGVSYCPSNAVEETDTEFTFNNFSAFVDDVSLPFLDEAEIDYVTDPMGSQLTLKAPNAKMRKVADDAPFIERLDYVIQTQVNPQLASHGGKVTLIEVTEDKYAVLQFGGGCNGCSMVDVTLKEGIEKQLLMMFPDELVGVRDITEHQHGEHSYY; this is encoded by the coding sequence ATGACAGAACAAACGATTCATATTTCAATTTCAGATCCGGCTCAAGCACATTTTGCCCGATTATTAGAACAGCAAGAAGAAGGAACCAACATCCGTATTTTTGTAGTAAATCCAGGAACACCAAATGCTGAATGTGGCGTGTCTTATTGCCCATCAAATGCCGTGGAAGAGACAGATACTGAATTTACTTTTAATAATTTTTCAGCTTTTGTCGATGATGTAAGTTTACCGTTTTTAGACGAGGCAGAAATTGATTATGTTACCGATCCAATGGGCTCTCAACTTACTTTAAAAGCCCCGAACGCCAAAATGCGTAAAGTAGCAGATGATGCTCCTTTTATTGAGCGTTTAGATTATGTGATTCAAACCCAAGTAAACCCTCAGTTAGCCAGTCATGGTGGTAAAGTAACACTGATTGAGGTAACAGAGGACAAATATGCTGTTCTTCAATTTGGTGGTGGTTGCAATGGCTGCTCAATGGTTGATGTAACATTAAAAGAAGGCATTGAAAAACAGCTGCTTATGATGTTCCCAGATGAACTGGTAGGAGTAAGGGATATTACCGAGCACCAACATGGCGAACACTCTTATTATTAA
- the nqrF gene encoding NADH:ubiquinone reductase (Na(+)-transporting) subunit F, protein MDSNFIFGIIAFTALVLVLAVIILFAKSKLVDSGDITISINNDPEKGITLPAGGKLLGALASKGIFVSSACGGGGSCGQCKVQVKSGGGEILPTELSHISKKEAKEGWRLACQVNVKSSMDVELPEEIFGVKKWQCTVISNDNKATFIKELKLAIPEGEEVPFRAGGYIQIEAEPHTVHYKDFDIPKEYHEDWDKFDLWRYVSKVDEHIIRAYSMASYPEEKGIIMLNVRIATPPPRNPDVPPGQMSSYIWSLKAGDKVTISGPFGEFFAKDTDNEMVFIGGGAGMAPMRSHIFDQLKRLKSKRKMTFWYGARSEREMFYVEDFNMLQEENDNFKWYVALSDPLPGDNEEYYRGFIHNVLYENYLKNHEAPEDCEYYMCGPPVMNAAVIGMLKSLGVEDENILLDDFGG, encoded by the coding sequence GTGGATAGTAATTTTATTTTCGGTATTATCGCATTTACGGCTCTGGTATTAGTGCTTGCGGTGATTATCCTGTTTGCTAAATCTAAATTAGTGGATTCTGGCGATATTACAATCTCAATTAACAATGACCCTGAAAAAGGCATTACCTTACCTGCGGGCGGAAAATTACTTGGTGCTTTAGCGAGCAAAGGAATTTTCGTATCTTCAGCTTGTGGTGGCGGTGGCTCTTGTGGTCAATGTAAAGTACAAGTGAAATCAGGCGGTGGTGAAATTCTTCCGACCGAGTTATCACACATTTCGAAGAAAGAAGCGAAAGAAGGCTGGCGTTTAGCGTGCCAAGTAAACGTGAAATCTTCAATGGACGTTGAATTACCGGAAGAAATCTTCGGCGTGAAAAAATGGCAATGTACTGTTATTTCTAACGACAATAAAGCAACCTTTATTAAAGAGCTTAAATTGGCAATTCCGGAAGGAGAAGAAGTACCATTCCGTGCCGGTGGTTATATCCAAATTGAAGCAGAGCCTCATACAGTTCACTATAAAGACTTCGATATTCCGAAAGAGTATCACGAAGACTGGGATAAATTTGACTTATGGCGTTATGTATCGAAAGTGGACGAGCATATCATTCGTGCTTACTCAATGGCCTCATATCCAGAAGAGAAAGGCATTATTATGCTGAATGTGCGTATTGCGACACCTCCACCGCGTAACCCAGATGTACCACCAGGTCAAATGTCTTCTTACATTTGGTCTCTCAAAGCGGGTGATAAAGTGACCATCTCTGGTCCATTCGGTGAGTTCTTTGCAAAAGATACCGATAATGAAATGGTATTTATCGGTGGTGGTGCAGGTATGGCTCCAATGCGTTCACATATCTTCGACCAGCTCAAACGTTTGAAATCAAAACGTAAAATGACTTTCTGGTACGGTGCACGTTCTGAGCGTGAGATGTTCTATGTGGAAGATTTCAATATGCTTCAAGAAGAGAACGATAACTTCAAATGGTATGTTGCGCTTTCAGATCCTTTACCGGGTGATAATGAAGAATACTACCGTGGTTTCATTCACAATGTGCTTTATGAAAACTACCTGAAAAATCATGAAGCACCGGAAGATTGTGAATACTATATGTGTGGTCCACCGGTGATGAATGCAGCCGTAATCGGTATGCTGAAGAGTTTAGGCGTTGAAGACGAGAACATCTTATTAGATGATTTTGGTGGTTAA
- the mnmA gene encoding tRNA 2-thiouridine(34) synthase MnmA: MSNQLTSKTYQTHFPKLTTEQLAENGQKKVIIGMSGGVDSSVSAFILQQQGYQVEGLFMKNWEEDDDTDYCTAAADLADAQAVADKLGMKLHKINFAAEYWDNVFEYFLAEYKAGRTPNPDILCNKEIKFKAFLEYAAEDLGADYIATGHYVRRSFDENAKLLRGLDENKDQSYFLYALNKKQIGQSLFPVGEIEKPIVRAIAEDLGLATAKKKDSTGICFIGERKFKDFLARYLPAQPGEIRTVEGKVVGRHDGLMYHTLGQRKGLGIGGVKGLSEDPFYVVEKDLINNVLIVAQGHDNSALLSSGLIAKQLTWVDMQPLRENLRCTVKTRYRQADIPCEIQVIDDETIRVVFDEPQIAVTPGQSAVFYQGEVCLGGGIIETQLKLL; encoded by the coding sequence ATGTCAAATCAATTAACTTCAAAAACTTATCAAACCCATTTCCCCAAATTGACTACTGAACAGCTTGCTGAAAATGGTCAGAAAAAAGTGATTATCGGCATGTCCGGTGGAGTGGATTCTTCGGTGTCTGCTTTTATTCTTCAACAACAAGGTTACCAAGTGGAAGGCCTCTTTATGAAGAATTGGGAAGAGGATGATGATACTGATTATTGTACCGCTGCGGCAGATCTGGCTGATGCTCAAGCGGTTGCCGATAAATTAGGAATGAAGCTACATAAAATTAATTTTGCGGCGGAATATTGGGATAATGTGTTTGAGTATTTTTTAGCGGAATACAAAGCAGGGCGTACGCCAAACCCCGATATTTTATGCAATAAAGAGATTAAATTTAAAGCCTTTCTGGAATATGCAGCAGAAGATTTAGGGGCAGATTATATTGCAACAGGGCATTATGTTCGCCGTAGCTTTGATGAAAATGCAAAATTATTGCGTGGTTTGGATGAGAATAAAGATCAAAGCTATTTTCTCTATGCATTAAACAAAAAGCAGATCGGGCAGAGTTTATTTCCGGTGGGCGAAATTGAAAAGCCGATTGTGCGTGCTATTGCGGAGGATTTGGGTTTAGCAACTGCGAAGAAAAAAGATTCCACCGGTATCTGTTTTATCGGTGAACGCAAGTTTAAAGATTTTTTGGCACGCTACCTACCGGCTCAACCGGGAGAAATTCGCACGGTTGAAGGCAAAGTAGTAGGCCGTCATGATGGATTGATGTACCACACTCTCGGTCAGCGTAAAGGTTTGGGTATTGGTGGGGTGAAAGGTTTAAGCGAAGATCCGTTTTATGTGGTAGAAAAAGATCTGATTAACAATGTGTTAATTGTCGCTCAAGGGCATGATAATTCTGCTTTGTTGTCCAGCGGTTTAATTGCTAAGCAGCTGACTTGGGTAGATATGCAGCCGTTGCGTGAGAATTTACGTTGTACAGTGAAAACACGTTATCGCCAAGCAGATATTCCGTGTGAAATCCAAGTGATTGATGATGAAACTATCCGTGTGGTGTTTGATGAGCCTCAAATTGCGGTAACACCGGGGCAATCAGCGGTATTTTATCAAGGTGAAGTTTGCTTAGGTGGCGGTATTATCGAAACACAATTAAAATTATTGTAA
- the nqrM gene encoding (Na+)-NQR maturation NqrM, translating into METLLLTFGFFVAVIFAMSIGFIVKGKTIKGSCGGITALGMKKMCDCEEPCDNLKSKIADGTADPEEVARFNKEPQFYEVK; encoded by the coding sequence ATGGAAACATTATTATTAACTTTCGGATTTTTTGTTGCTGTGATTTTCGCAATGTCGATTGGATTTATTGTCAAAGGCAAAACCATCAAAGGTAGTTGTGGTGGCATTACTGCATTAGGCATGAAGAAAATGTGCGACTGCGAGGAGCCTTGTGATAATTTGAAATCAAAAATTGCAGATGGTACTGCCGATCCGGAAGAAGTTGCTCGTTTTAACAAAGAACCGCAATTTTACGAGGTGAAATAG
- a CDS encoding uracil-xanthine permease family protein, whose product MTNQTISTPKQAFVGLQMLFVAFGALVLMPLITGLDPNTALLTAGIGTLLFQLCTKGQVPIFLASSFAFIAPIQYGVQQWGIPVTMGGLVFSGLVYFLLSALVKLKGAKILEKLFPPVVVGPVIIIIGLGLAPVAVDMALAKGTQIEPNTALIISMATLITTLVVAVFAKGMMKLVPIMFGILVGYILSLVYGIIDFTKVTEAAWFSLPNISAPEFELEAILYLLPIALAPAVEHVGGIMAISSVTGKDFMNKPGLHRTLLGDGVATSAASFLGGPPNTTYAEVTGAVMLTKNFNPRVMTWAACWAIAISFCGKVGAFLQTIPGVVMGGIMMLVFGSIAAVGMSTLIRAKVDMGQARNLCIVSVVMTFGIGGMFINVGEFSLKGISLCAIAAIIMNLVLPREKKESDSQ is encoded by the coding sequence ATGACTAATCAAACTATCAGTACACCTAAACAGGCTTTTGTTGGCTTACAAATGTTATTTGTTGCATTTGGCGCTTTGGTTTTAATGCCTTTAATTACAGGTTTAGATCCTAACACTGCACTTCTTACCGCCGGTATCGGCACCTTGCTTTTCCAACTTTGCACAAAAGGGCAAGTGCCTATTTTTCTCGCTTCTTCCTTTGCTTTTATTGCGCCAATTCAATATGGTGTTCAGCAATGGGGGATCCCTGTTACTATGGGCGGCTTGGTGTTTAGTGGTCTTGTCTATTTCTTGCTGAGTGCTTTAGTGAAATTAAAAGGCGCGAAAATTCTTGAGAAATTATTTCCGCCTGTGGTTGTTGGCCCGGTTATCATCATCATTGGTTTGGGGCTTGCGCCTGTTGCGGTAGATATGGCGTTAGCGAAAGGCACGCAAATTGAACCTAATACGGCGTTAATTATTTCAATGGCAACCTTAATTACTACCTTAGTGGTGGCGGTGTTTGCCAAGGGAATGATGAAGTTAGTACCGATTATGTTTGGGATTTTAGTCGGCTATATTCTGTCTTTAGTATACGGCATTATTGATTTTACTAAAGTAACCGAAGCTGCTTGGTTTAGCTTACCGAATATCTCAGCGCCCGAATTTGAACTTGAGGCAATTTTGTACCTTTTGCCAATCGCTTTAGCTCCGGCAGTGGAGCACGTTGGTGGTATTATGGCAATTAGCTCAGTGACCGGAAAAGATTTTATGAACAAACCGGGATTACATCGTACCTTATTAGGTGATGGTGTGGCAACTTCTGCTGCTTCATTCTTAGGTGGTCCACCAAATACCACTTATGCGGAGGTAACAGGCGCGGTAATGCTTACCAAAAACTTTAATCCACGTGTGATGACTTGGGCGGCTTGTTGGGCAATTGCGATTTCATTCTGCGGTAAAGTAGGTGCATTCTTACAAACCATCCCAGGTGTTGTTATGGGGGGGATTATGATGTTAGTGTTTGGTTCAATTGCGGCGGTGGGAATGAGCACCTTAATTCGTGCTAAAGTAGATATGGGACAAGCTCGTAACTTATGTATTGTATCTGTGGTGATGACTTTTGGTATCGGTGGTATGTTTATTAATGTGGGTGAATTCTCGTTAAAAGGCATTAGCCTTTGTGCAATTGCTGCTATCATTATGAACTTAGTATTGCCGCGTGAGAAAAAAGAATCCGATTCTCAATAG